Proteins co-encoded in one Spirosoma endbachense genomic window:
- a CDS encoding anti-sigma factor: MKNYNYLTNGVLESYLLGLVSDDEKQEVERLLTTDPEILSHLNELETEMEQYFLRNAVPPPPAVRKAILEKINKNELKKRDPEEYTRFKPDSSDEPTKPNYIDVEVDDTHIRVHKYWRPAFIAVFILSKIFLILGLYYYFKTNSLEQEIIRLKAASQQTSPLPSGVTP; the protein is encoded by the coding sequence TTGAAGAATTATAACTATTTGACAAATGGCGTTTTAGAATCATATCTATTAGGCCTGGTGTCTGACGATGAGAAGCAGGAGGTAGAACGTTTGTTGACTACTGATCCGGAAATATTATCTCATTTGAATGAGTTGGAAACAGAAATGGAGCAGTATTTTTTGCGTAACGCTGTTCCTCCGCCACCGGCCGTCAGGAAGGCAATTCTGGAAAAAATCAATAAGAACGAGCTCAAAAAGCGCGATCCGGAAGAGTACACCCGTTTCAAACCAGATTCATCAGACGAGCCCACAAAGCCCAATTACATCGATGTTGAGGTAGATGATACCCACATTCGGGTGCATAAATACTGGCGCCCGGCTTTTATTGCCGTGTTTATTCTATCCAAGATTTTTTTGATCCTCGGACTTTACTATTATTTCAAAACAAACAGTCTCGAACAGGAAATTATCCGGCTTAAAGCAGCCTCTCAGCAAACATCCCCACTGCCATCTGGTGTAACACCTTAG
- a CDS encoding WD40/YVTN/BNR-like repeat-containing protein, protein MKQRIVIVLAYFSSFVPAIAQWQLQPVQTTASFRSVSVSGSNVAWIGGTQGNFVRTADGGQTWQTGSVPNAQSCDFRDVQAIDGQTAYLMSAGPAEKDQARIYKTTDGGKTWALLYRTQQPGIFFDGMDFWDKQHGIIFSDPVDNRWFILTTDDGGKTWQPVPPGNIPLMHPNEAAFAASGTSLAIQGKRNVWIASGGAINSRVFRSNDRGRTWSVSNTPLPAGDATGLFGMQFFTEKVGMVVGGNYKQEQQTGPNAAITRDGGDTWQLVAQTDPPGLKEAIALIPGDRLLTVGPSGTSLSADQGQTWQKLDTDGFHSLACAKGTCYAVGAKGKIAVQRFK, encoded by the coding sequence ATGAAGCAACGTATAGTTATTGTTTTAGCCTATTTCTCTTCTTTCGTTCCTGCCATTGCCCAATGGCAATTACAACCAGTTCAAACTACTGCCAGCTTTCGATCAGTGAGCGTCTCAGGGTCTAATGTTGCCTGGATTGGCGGCACGCAAGGCAACTTTGTTCGCACAGCAGATGGCGGTCAAACCTGGCAAACGGGTAGTGTTCCGAACGCCCAGTCATGCGATTTTCGCGATGTACAGGCCATTGATGGGCAAACCGCTTACTTAATGAGTGCTGGCCCAGCCGAAAAAGATCAGGCTCGCATCTACAAAACAACTGACGGCGGAAAAACATGGGCGCTCCTGTACAGAACGCAGCAACCCGGTATTTTCTTCGACGGAATGGATTTCTGGGATAAACAGCATGGCATTATTTTCAGCGATCCAGTCGATAACAGATGGTTCATCCTCACGACCGACGACGGTGGAAAAACGTGGCAACCTGTGCCTCCCGGCAATATACCCCTGATGCACCCTAATGAAGCTGCCTTTGCAGCCAGTGGCACCAGCCTTGCCATACAGGGCAAACGAAACGTATGGATTGCCTCGGGTGGAGCCATCAATTCACGCGTATTTCGCTCCAATGACCGGGGCCGGACCTGGAGCGTCAGCAATACGCCGTTACCAGCTGGCGATGCTACGGGTTTGTTCGGAATGCAGTTTTTTACCGAGAAAGTAGGAATGGTTGTTGGTGGTAACTACAAACAGGAGCAACAAACCGGCCCCAATGCAGCCATCACCCGCGACGGTGGTGACACCTGGCAACTCGTTGCCCAAACCGACCCGCCTGGTCTTAAAGAAGCTATTGCGCTTATTCCTGGTGATCGTTTGCTTACAGTAGGGCCATCGGGCACGAGTTTATCGGCCGATCAGGGCCAAACGTGGCAAAAACTCGATACGGACGGATTCCACTCCCTCGCCTGTGCAAAAGGTACCTGCTATGCTGTAGGAGCCAAAGGAAAAATAGCCGTACAACGATTTAAATAA